One Leucobacter muris DNA segment encodes these proteins:
- a CDS encoding glycerol-3-phosphate dehydrogenase/oxidase encodes MNERSASTRPSVEQLRARPHADVLIIGGGINGIATFRDLALQGIDVALVERGDFVSGASSASSHMVHGGIRYLENGEFRLVKESVAERNRLVRNAPHYVRPLKTTIPIYSTFSGILSAPFRLLVTHGRGKPNERGAALIKIGLMIYDTFSRGGGRVPRHRFLGKTQSLKELPQLNPDLKYTATYYDASMHDPERLALDVLNDGLLAGGDRARAANYLPAVGSAENGVRLRDEITGEEFDFSARLILNTSGPWTDITNETLGDTTRYMGGTKGSHIVLDHPELLAATGGREIFFEHSDGRIVLIYPLKNRVLVGTTDIDADPAKPVVCTEEEVDYFFDLVHHVFPKIAVDRSHIVYSFSGIRPLPRHDDTAPGFVSRDYRIVATDHRSTPVLSLVGGKWTTFRALAEHLTNEAMAQLGKQRRVSTEKLAVGGGDGYPVDAASRLRWLAAHSDGRDRGRVAVLLDRYGTRATEVLAATPEQDPELPELPGYTAAELEHLATTEQVVHLDDLLLRRTSIAFVGGLTEERVRAAAEAIAPALGWNEGTIAAEVDRTIELLREAHRIDASKGGSFIAG; translated from the coding sequence ATGAACGAGCGCTCAGCTTCAACCCGCCCCTCGGTCGAGCAGCTTCGGGCCCGCCCCCATGCCGACGTGCTCATCATCGGCGGCGGCATCAACGGCATCGCCACCTTCCGCGATCTCGCTCTGCAGGGCATCGACGTCGCCCTCGTCGAACGGGGCGACTTCGTTTCGGGCGCTTCGTCGGCTTCGAGCCACATGGTGCACGGCGGCATCCGCTACCTCGAGAACGGCGAGTTCCGCCTTGTGAAGGAGTCGGTCGCCGAGCGCAACCGGCTCGTGCGCAACGCCCCCCACTACGTGCGCCCACTCAAGACCACGATCCCGATCTATTCCACCTTCTCGGGGATCCTCTCGGCGCCCTTCCGCCTCCTCGTCACGCACGGACGCGGCAAGCCGAACGAGCGCGGCGCGGCGCTCATCAAGATCGGCCTGATGATCTACGACACCTTCTCGCGCGGGGGCGGCCGGGTGCCCCGCCACCGCTTCCTCGGCAAGACCCAGTCGCTCAAGGAGCTACCGCAGCTCAACCCCGACCTCAAGTACACCGCCACCTACTACGACGCCTCGATGCACGACCCCGAGCGCCTCGCGCTCGACGTGCTGAACGACGGCCTGCTCGCGGGCGGCGACCGCGCCCGCGCGGCGAACTACCTGCCGGCCGTCGGCAGCGCCGAGAACGGCGTGCGGCTGCGCGACGAGATCACGGGCGAGGAGTTCGACTTCTCGGCCCGCCTCATCCTCAACACGAGCGGCCCCTGGACCGACATCACCAACGAGACCCTCGGCGACACCACCCGCTACATGGGCGGCACGAAGGGCTCCCACATCGTGCTCGACCACCCCGAGCTGCTCGCCGCCACCGGCGGGCGCGAGATCTTCTTCGAGCACTCCGACGGGCGCATCGTGCTCATCTACCCGCTCAAGAACCGCGTGCTCGTCGGCACCACCGACATCGACGCGGATCCCGCGAAGCCGGTCGTCTGCACCGAGGAGGAGGTCGACTACTTCTTCGACCTCGTGCACCACGTCTTCCCGAAGATCGCGGTCGACCGCTCCCACATCGTCTACTCCTTCTCGGGCATCCGTCCGCTGCCCCGCCACGACGACACCGCCCCCGGCTTCGTCTCGCGCGACTACCGCATCGTCGCCACCGACCACCGCTCCACGCCCGTGCTCAGCCTCGTCGGCGGCAAATGGACCACGTTCCGCGCCCTCGCCGAGCACCTCACCAACGAGGCGATGGCGCAGCTCGGCAAGCAGCGCCGCGTGAGCACCGAGAAGCTCGCCGTCGGCGGCGGCGACGGCTATCCCGTCGACGCGGCCTCCCGCCTGCGCTGGCTCGCCGCGCACTCGGACGGACGCGATCGCGGCCGCGTCGCCGTGCTGCTCGACCGCTACGGCACCCGCGCCACCGAGGTGCTCGCCGCAACGCCCGAGCAAGATCCCGAACTGCCCGAGCTGCCCGGCTACACCGCCGCGGAGCTCGAGCATCTCGCCACCACCGAGCAGGTCGTGCACCTCGACGATCTGCTGCTGCGCCGCACCTCGATCGCCTTCGTCGGCGGGCTCACCGAGGAGCGCGTGCGCGCCGCGGCCGAGGCGATCGCTCCCGCTCTGGGCTGGAATGAGGGTACGATCGCGGCAGAGGTGGATCGCACGATCGAACTGCTGCGTGAAGCACATCGCATCGATGCTTCGAAGGGAGGCTCATTCATCGCCGGGTGA
- a CDS encoding sugar-binding transcriptional regulator, with product MAERQSPAKTRDALRAAQLYYQQNLTMEAIAEGLSVSRSSVSRLLTHARATGLVEIRIHSPQEARSRIEQRFSERFGITAHVVPGSERQSENERLERTAQAAAQLIAAAVAPRTTIGVAWGSTTSAVARSLPRKPTAETRVVQMNGAANGRTTGVSYATGLLGGFAGAFSAEVYEFPVPAIFDDPTTRTALWRERAVSRVIDLQAAVNLFVFGLGSRIGDPRSHIYSGGYLGNDDLRSLVDQSVVGDCATVFYRADGGTDGIAMNERSSGPRFDVVRRIPQRLCVVSGAAKRDSLRGALAAGIITDLVVDERLARQVLAADSAGS from the coding sequence ATGGCCGAACGGCAGAGTCCTGCGAAAACGCGCGACGCGCTGCGAGCGGCGCAGCTCTACTACCAGCAGAACCTCACGATGGAGGCGATCGCCGAAGGCCTGAGCGTCTCGCGATCCTCCGTCTCCCGCCTGCTCACGCACGCCCGCGCGACGGGCCTCGTCGAGATCCGCATCCATTCCCCGCAGGAGGCTCGCTCCCGCATCGAGCAGCGCTTCTCGGAGCGGTTCGGGATCACGGCGCACGTCGTGCCGGGGTCGGAGCGGCAGTCGGAGAACGAGCGCCTGGAGCGCACGGCCCAGGCCGCCGCGCAGCTCATCGCGGCCGCGGTCGCGCCGCGCACCACCATCGGAGTGGCGTGGGGATCCACCACCAGCGCGGTCGCGCGCAGCCTGCCACGCAAGCCCACCGCCGAGACCCGCGTCGTGCAGATGAACGGCGCGGCGAACGGCCGCACCACCGGGGTTTCCTATGCGACCGGACTGCTCGGCGGCTTCGCGGGCGCCTTCTCGGCAGAGGTCTACGAGTTCCCGGTGCCCGCCATCTTCGACGACCCGACCACCCGTACCGCGCTCTGGCGCGAGCGCGCCGTGAGCCGCGTGATCGACCTGCAGGCCGCGGTCAACCTCTTCGTGTTCGGCCTCGGCTCCCGCATCGGCGACCCCAGATCGCACATCTACTCCGGCGGATACCTCGGCAACGACGATCTGCGCTCACTCGTCGATCAGAGCGTCGTGGGCGACTGCGCCACGGTCTTCTACCGGGCCGACGGCGGCACCGACGGGATCGCGATGAATGAGCGCTCCAGCGGGCCCCGCTTCGACGTGGTGCGGCGCATCCCGCAGCGGCTCTGCGTCGTATCGGGGGCGGCGAAGCGCGACAGCCTGCGCGGCGCCCTCGCCGCGGGCATCATCACCGACCTCGTCGTCGACGAACGGCTCGCCCGGCAGGTGCTCGCCGCCGACAGCGCGGGCTCGTGA
- the dinB gene encoding DNA polymerase IV has translation MSGGAGDTGSGRPGGARSTASILHVDMDSFFVSVELLDRPELRGLPVAAAHDTARSVVSSASYEARRFGVRSAMPVARAKQLCPQLILVAPTFEKYRRASRQVMAVFEEFTPLVEPLSIDEAFLDVAGSVRLFGEPAEIARQLRQRVRERTGLPASVGLAGTKFVAKLASQRAKPDGVLEIPPARTLEFLHPLPIEAMWGVGRATSRALQARAIHTVGDLAREPLYSLERVVGAANARRLHELANGRDARRIETSRAEKSIGHEETFATDVRDTGTLQRELLRLATRTGERLRAAGAEARTVSIKVRWENFDTVTRSRTLPEATNSSQRIYRTAVELFEGLGAAGRPVRLIGVRAEQLLAAGSDIAALWSEDDDWRAVDQAVDEVRGRFGAAGVRPASLLEERGEVVDPRALQAPD, from the coding sequence ATGAGCGGGGGAGCGGGCGACACGGGCTCGGGGCGGCCCGGCGGCGCTCGGAGCACCGCGTCGATCCTGCACGTCGACATGGACTCGTTCTTCGTGTCGGTCGAACTGCTCGACCGGCCCGAACTGCGCGGACTCCCCGTCGCCGCGGCGCACGACACCGCCCGATCCGTGGTGTCGAGCGCGAGCTACGAGGCCCGGCGGTTCGGCGTGCGATCCGCGATGCCCGTCGCCCGGGCCAAGCAGCTCTGCCCCCAGCTGATCCTCGTCGCCCCGACATTCGAGAAGTACCGCCGCGCCTCCCGGCAGGTCATGGCGGTCTTCGAGGAGTTCACGCCGCTCGTCGAACCCCTCAGCATCGACGAGGCCTTTCTCGACGTCGCAGGGTCCGTGCGCCTGTTCGGCGAGCCGGCCGAGATCGCCCGTCAGCTGCGTCAGCGGGTACGGGAACGCACCGGCCTTCCGGCCTCCGTCGGTCTCGCCGGCACCAAGTTCGTGGCGAAGCTCGCATCGCAGCGCGCCAAACCCGACGGCGTGCTCGAGATCCCGCCCGCGCGCACCCTCGAGTTCCTGCACCCGCTGCCGATCGAGGCGATGTGGGGTGTGGGGCGCGCCACGTCGAGAGCCCTGCAGGCCCGCGCCATCCACACGGTCGGCGACCTCGCCCGCGAGCCGCTGTACTCCCTCGAACGGGTCGTCGGCGCGGCGAACGCCCGTCGCCTGCACGAACTCGCGAACGGCCGCGACGCGAGACGCATCGAGACCTCCCGTGCGGAGAAGAGCATCGGGCACGAGGAGACGTTCGCCACCGACGTGCGCGACACCGGCACCCTGCAGCGCGAGCTGCTGAGGCTCGCGACGCGGACGGGCGAGCGGCTGCGCGCCGCCGGAGCCGAGGCCCGCACCGTCTCCATCAAGGTGCGGTGGGAGAACTTCGACACCGTCACCCGCTCCCGCACGCTGCCCGAGGCCACGAACTCGTCGCAGCGCATCTACCGCACCGCCGTCGAACTCTTCGAGGGCCTCGGGGCGGCGGGCCGCCCCGTGCGGCTCATCGGGGTGCGGGCCGAGCAGCTGCTCGCCGCGGGCAGCGACATCGCGGCGCTGTGGAGCGAGGACGACGACTGGCGCGCAGTGGACCAGGCCGTCGACGAGGTGCGGGGCCGTTTCGGCGCCGCCGGCGTGCGGCCCGCGAGCCTGCTCGAGGAGCGGGGCGAGGTCGTCGACCCGCGTGCGCTGCAGGCGCCCGACTAG
- a CDS encoding DUF2017 family protein, with protein sequence MRLLPLQEGGLRLLLEHDEAAMLDQLVTQLIHLLQSHSSTALDPDPLFASLEVGGSDEAPDDPALARLFPDAYEDDDDAGAFRRVTEQGLLNRKLQDAMQLTSALGLGGMPHEERTVEVDIPAAELPAWARTLTALRLAIAARIGLDTAGDHASLLDEDETRGTVMVFDWLAAILESVLAIMAADPGDAEHDDTDDDPF encoded by the coding sequence ATGAGACTGCTGCCGCTGCAGGAGGGCGGGCTGCGGCTGCTGCTGGAGCACGACGAGGCCGCGATGCTGGATCAGCTGGTGACACAGCTGATCCACCTGCTGCAGAGCCACAGCAGCACCGCGCTCGACCCGGATCCGCTGTTCGCGAGCCTCGAGGTGGGCGGGTCCGACGAGGCTCCCGACGATCCGGCTCTCGCGCGGCTCTTCCCCGACGCGTACGAGGACGACGACGACGCCGGCGCGTTCCGCCGGGTCACCGAGCAAGGCCTGCTCAACCGCAAGCTGCAGGACGCGATGCAGCTGACCTCGGCGCTCGGCCTCGGCGGCATGCCCCACGAGGAGCGCACGGTGGAGGTCGACATTCCCGCCGCAGAACTTCCGGCCTGGGCGCGCACGCTGACCGCGCTGCGGCTCGCGATCGCCGCGCGTATCGGCCTCGACACCGCGGGCGATCACGCCTCGCTGCTCGACGAGGACGAGACGCGGGGCACCGTCATGGTGTTCGACTGGCTCGCCGCGATCCTCGAGTCGGTGCTGGCGATCATGGCGGCCGATCCCGGCGACGCCGAGCACGACGACACCGACGACGACCCGTTCTGA
- the clpS gene encoding ATP-dependent Clp protease adapter ClpS, translating into MGATSTGAERREAQQVAAEPVWQTVVWDDPVNLMSYVAYVFQTHFGFDRDHAEELMLRVHHRGSAVVAEGGREAMEMHVEAMHGYGLWATVRQAGDA; encoded by the coding sequence ATGGGCGCGACGAGCACCGGAGCCGAGCGGCGGGAGGCCCAACAGGTCGCCGCCGAGCCCGTGTGGCAGACGGTGGTGTGGGACGACCCGGTGAACCTGATGTCGTACGTGGCGTACGTCTTCCAGACGCACTTCGGCTTCGATCGGGATCATGCCGAGGAGTTGATGCTGCGAGTGCACCATCGAGGCAGCGCCGTCGTCGCCGAGGGCGGCCGCGAGGCGATGGAGATGCACGTGGAGGCGATGCACGGGTACGGGCTGTGGGCCACGGTGAGACAGGCGGGCGACGCATGA
- a CDS encoding metallopeptidase family protein yields MLEMSHEEFESMVADGLDSLHDDMLEQLDNVIFLVEDRPIDGSDILGVYEGFSLAERGVYGYGEEPDRIILFRENLLQHCGDRDELVQEIRVTLVHEIAHFYGITEQRIHELGWG; encoded by the coding sequence ATGCTCGAGATGTCGCATGAGGAGTTCGAATCGATGGTCGCCGACGGCCTCGATTCGCTGCACGACGACATGCTCGAGCAGCTCGACAACGTGATCTTCCTGGTCGAGGATCGGCCGATCGACGGCAGCGACATCCTCGGCGTGTACGAGGGGTTCTCGCTCGCCGAGCGAGGCGTGTACGGCTACGGCGAGGAGCCCGACCGCATTATCCTGTTCCGTGAGAACCTGCTGCAGCACTGCGGCGACCGAGACGAACTCGTGCAGGAGATCCGCGTCACCCTCGTGCACGAGATCGCGCACTTCTACGGCATCACCGAGCAGCGCATCCACGAACTCGGGTGGGGTTGA
- a CDS encoding ThiF family adenylyltransferase: MRSISSPEFARNYGFWSELEQRALMEARVAIAGVGGDGFQLGLKLARMGVSKFSIADPEVFEPENVNRVEGATTSSFGRRKAEVFRERVLDINPDSEVEVFLDGVTAENIDPFMRGASLVLDESELTKPEIGTLIARRARAQGIPDLLVMNVGFAAQVTSFAPRSPWTFERFMGFTADTPLDEIAETGVDLSRCLPYIPGYTDLRSLQAVTGEGGAAPAPLPSISIGVDAASAIGSAQAFLHLTAGVANRRRSPVWAPRIAYTDAYALRTRIVRAGRPSHVRHLLLAAARQRVGLNPRADYTLADIARRS; this comes from the coding sequence ATGAGGAGCATCTCCTCCCCCGAGTTCGCCCGGAACTACGGTTTCTGGAGCGAGCTGGAGCAGCGAGCGCTCATGGAGGCGCGGGTCGCGATCGCGGGAGTGGGCGGCGACGGGTTCCAGCTGGGCCTCAAGCTCGCCCGCATGGGGGTGTCGAAGTTCAGCATCGCGGATCCCGAGGTGTTCGAGCCCGAGAACGTCAACCGGGTGGAGGGCGCCACCACCTCGTCGTTCGGGCGTCGCAAGGCCGAGGTGTTCCGGGAGCGCGTGCTCGACATCAACCCCGACAGCGAGGTCGAGGTCTTCCTCGACGGTGTGACCGCCGAGAACATCGATCCGTTCATGCGGGGCGCCTCGCTGGTGCTCGACGAGTCGGAGCTCACGAAGCCCGAGATCGGCACGCTCATCGCGCGTCGCGCTCGGGCGCAGGGCATCCCGGATCTGCTCGTGATGAACGTGGGCTTCGCCGCGCAGGTGACCTCGTTCGCGCCGCGGTCGCCGTGGACGTTCGAGCGCTTCATGGGCTTCACCGCCGACACGCCGCTCGACGAGATCGCCGAGACGGGTGTCGATCTCTCGCGCTGCCTGCCGTACATCCCGGGATACACCGATCTGCGATCGCTGCAGGCCGTGACCGGAGAGGGCGGGGCGGCCCCAGCACCGCTCCCCTCCATCTCGATCGGCGTCGACGCCGCGTCGGCCATCGGCAGCGCTCAGGCGTTCCTGCACCTGACCGCGGGAGTCGCGAACCGTCGCCGCTCGCCGGTCTGGGCCCCGCGCATCGCATACACCGACGCCTACGCGCTGCGCACGCGCATCGTGCGCGCCGGACGGCCGTCCCACGTGCGGCACCTGCTGCTGGCCGCGGCACGGCAGCGGGTCGGCCTCAACCCGCGCGCCGACTACACGCTCGCGGACATCGCCCGCCGATCCTGA
- a CDS encoding GNAT family N-acyltransferase has product MTNHAVIPVVASALFAENTGARLACGVIAADGAPLPGLEAEYAAHFQLRRRVYVDQTGQLDASELQPDGTDRDADDARSITFGVFENHRSGVRVLGVSRLIIRGEQELPVEEFCPDSFAPGELTPKSVEVSRVIARHESAAVQDLVQWHLFAVMLAYVANHRLERTFAIIEPWLERHLRSIIAIAAIGEPRYVEHYLDYNVPIEIDIPASARLANAREGGVVDRYRAAEPAMSFFGRVAGGSCREQAA; this is encoded by the coding sequence GTGACGAATCACGCAGTGATCCCCGTCGTCGCCTCGGCGCTGTTCGCCGAGAACACCGGCGCGCGGCTGGCCTGCGGCGTGATCGCCGCCGACGGAGCGCCCCTGCCCGGCCTGGAGGCGGAGTACGCGGCGCACTTCCAACTGCGCAGACGGGTGTACGTCGACCAGACCGGCCAGCTCGACGCGAGCGAGCTGCAGCCGGACGGCACCGACCGCGACGCCGACGACGCCCGCTCGATCACCTTCGGCGTGTTCGAGAACCACCGCTCGGGCGTACGGGTGCTCGGGGTGTCGCGCCTCATCATCCGCGGCGAGCAGGAGCTGCCGGTCGAGGAGTTCTGCCCCGACTCGTTCGCGCCGGGCGAGCTGACCCCGAAGAGCGTCGAGGTCTCGCGCGTCATCGCGCGCCACGAGTCGGCCGCGGTGCAGGATCTCGTGCAGTGGCACCTGTTCGCGGTCATGCTCGCGTACGTCGCGAACCATCGCCTCGAGCGCACCTTCGCGATCATCGAGCCCTGGCTGGAGCGCCACCTCAGGAGCATCATCGCGATCGCGGCGATCGGCGAGCCGCGCTACGTCGAGCACTACCTCGACTACAACGTGCCCATCGAGATCGACATCCCCGCCTCCGCCCGGCTGGCGAACGCCCGGGAGGGCGGTGTCGTCGACCGGTACCGCGCCGCGGAGCCGGCGATGAGCTTCTTCGGCCGCGTCGCAGGCGGCTCCTGCCGCGAGCAGGCCGCCTGA
- a CDS encoding putative bifunctional diguanylate cyclase/phosphodiesterase — MQLEFGREQYVIASQKAGGAPFEREDERALVTLAHVASETARAHHEVETLERRANSDALTGLPNYGAFQRALTDANENRSYHEGIALLFIDLDNFKKLNDSHGHRTGDELLKAVAARLREEAGGGDFVSRVGGDEFVIIFSDLDNLEQAKASADRIIEAVAQPLIIEGHHVRPALSAGLAFSGHRELDAQALVEDADRAMLHVKRSRRRGGPASGSGVSVSSHRSTRTNEIVARAIREDRLLVAFQPIVSLDRGEIWAFEALVRYVDPEIGPISPPSLVARAKSLGLMNELTRQVITKALHAADEFHRVEPGIRCMTINLELGQITEAELGPFVRNAARTHPDISLCVELNERSLHAVTDELRRDAEVLQAAGVVIALDDYGSDASSVGALVHFPMNILKIDKSLIDDLNDARQREVIKALQGFGDNLGYTVIVEGVETHEMAEVLTGLGVRSAQGYHFGRPLSFEQAMKRLRRSGAGAIVDA, encoded by the coding sequence GTGCAGCTCGAGTTCGGGCGGGAGCAGTATGTGATCGCGTCGCAGAAGGCCGGCGGCGCCCCGTTCGAACGCGAGGACGAGCGCGCCCTCGTCACCCTCGCCCACGTGGCGAGCGAGACGGCCCGCGCTCATCACGAGGTCGAGACCCTCGAGCGTCGGGCGAACAGCGACGCCCTGACGGGGCTGCCGAACTACGGGGCCTTCCAGAGGGCACTCACCGACGCCAACGAGAACCGCTCCTACCACGAGGGCATCGCGCTGCTCTTCATCGACCTCGACAACTTCAAGAAGCTCAACGACAGCCACGGCCACCGCACGGGCGACGAGCTGCTCAAGGCCGTCGCCGCGCGGCTGCGCGAGGAGGCGGGCGGCGGAGACTTCGTCTCGCGCGTCGGCGGAGACGAGTTCGTCATCATCTTCTCGGACCTCGACAATCTGGAGCAGGCGAAGGCGTCGGCCGACCGGATCATCGAGGCCGTCGCCCAGCCGCTCATCATCGAGGGGCATCACGTGCGCCCCGCCCTCAGCGCCGGGCTCGCGTTCTCGGGCCACCGCGAACTCGACGCACAGGCTCTCGTCGAGGACGCCGACCGTGCGATGCTGCACGTCAAGCGCTCGCGGCGCCGGGGCGGGCCGGCCTCGGGCAGCGGCGTGAGCGTCTCCTCCCACCGATCGACGCGCACCAACGAGATCGTCGCGCGGGCGATCCGCGAGGATCGGCTGCTCGTCGCCTTTCAGCCCATCGTGAGCCTCGATCGCGGCGAGATCTGGGCGTTCGAGGCGCTCGTGCGATACGTCGATCCCGAGATCGGCCCCATCTCGCCGCCCTCGCTCGTCGCACGCGCCAAGAGCCTCGGTCTCATGAACGAGCTCACGAGGCAGGTCATCACCAAGGCACTCCACGCGGCCGACGAGTTCCACCGCGTCGAGCCGGGCATCAGGTGCATGACCATCAATCTCGAGCTCGGCCAGATCACGGAGGCCGAGCTCGGGCCGTTCGTGCGCAATGCGGCCCGCACGCACCCCGATATCTCGCTCTGCGTCGAGCTTAACGAGCGCTCGCTCCACGCGGTCACCGACGAGCTGCGGCGCGACGCCGAGGTGCTGCAGGCGGCCGGCGTGGTCATCGCGCTCGACGACTACGGCTCCGACGCCTCATCGGTGGGCGCACTCGTGCACTTCCCCATGAACATCCTCAAGATCGACAAGAGCCTCATCGACGATCTCAACGATGCGCGGCAGCGCGAGGTCATCAAGGCGCTGCAGGGCTTCGGCGACAACCTCGGGTACACGGTGATCGTCGAGGGCGTGGAGACGCACGAGATGGCCGAGGTGCTCACGGGTCTCGGCGTGCGCAGCGCGCAGGGCTACCACTTCGGCCGTCCGCTCTCGTTCGAGCAGGCGATGAAGCGCCTGCGCCGCTCGGGGGCGGGTGCCATCGTCGACGCGTAG
- the orn gene encoding oligoribonuclease, which produces MSNVPADQIVWIDCEMTGLDVDQDGLCEIAVIVTDFELTPLDPGFEAIINPGAEALARMNDFVRKMHTESGLLPRIENGLSLEQAEQQVLDYLRGLVTPGRRPLVAGNTIGMDRRFISKYLPGLDERLHYRSIDVSTIKELSRRWYPAAYFGAPEKRGGHRALADIAESIQELAYFRSTVMVAGPGPDKAASEALAQTASARYAPILDGLQQQSEGVVEP; this is translated from the coding sequence GTGTCGAACGTGCCAGCGGATCAGATCGTCTGGATCGACTGCGAGATGACCGGTCTCGACGTGGATCAGGACGGTCTGTGCGAGATCGCGGTCATCGTGACCGACTTCGAACTGACGCCCCTCGACCCCGGTTTCGAGGCGATCATCAACCCGGGCGCCGAGGCGCTGGCGCGGATGAACGACTTCGTGCGCAAGATGCACACCGAGTCGGGCCTGCTGCCCCGCATCGAGAACGGCCTCTCGCTCGAGCAGGCCGAGCAGCAGGTGCTCGACTACCTGCGCGGGCTCGTCACGCCCGGCCGTCGCCCGCTCGTCGCGGGCAACACGATCGGCATGGACCGCCGCTTCATCTCGAAGTACCTGCCGGGGCTCGACGAGCGACTGCACTACCGCAGCATCGACGTCTCCACGATCAAGGAGTTGAGCCGCCGCTGGTATCCGGCCGCCTACTTCGGCGCTCCCGAGAAGCGCGGCGGCCACCGCGCGCTCGCCGACATCGCCGAGTCGATCCAGGAGCTGGCCTACTTCCGCAGCACCGTGATGGTCGCGGGGCCCGGCCCCGACAAGGCCGCGTCCGAGGCCCTCGCGCAGACCGCGAGCGCGCGGTATGCCCCCATCCTCGACGGCCTGCAGCAGCAGTCCGAGGGCGTCGTCGAGCCCTGA
- the def gene encoding peptide deformylase, with translation MAVLPIVISGEPVLHRPAAPVTEFDAGLRTLVDDMFETTVAAPGVGLAAPQVGVGKRIFVWMYDDQDEAPAEGVAVNPELWIAPIEPGLPGEDEVEGCLSFPGERFALRRSPRALLRAHDIDGKPFEVRASGWFARILQHEFDHLDGLLYVDRLVHPENRGAQKAQRRNGWGRPGLSWLPGLDDLEG, from the coding sequence ATGGCAGTTCTTCCCATCGTGATCTCCGGCGAACCCGTGCTCCATCGTCCCGCGGCCCCCGTCACCGAGTTCGATGCCGGCCTCCGCACGCTCGTCGACGACATGTTCGAGACGACCGTGGCCGCGCCGGGCGTCGGCCTCGCCGCCCCGCAGGTGGGCGTCGGCAAGCGGATCTTCGTGTGGATGTACGACGACCAGGACGAGGCGCCCGCCGAGGGCGTCGCCGTGAACCCCGAGCTGTGGATCGCGCCGATCGAGCCCGGCCTGCCCGGCGAGGACGAGGTCGAGGGCTGCCTGTCGTTCCCCGGCGAGCGCTTCGCCCTGCGTCGTTCGCCGCGCGCGCTGCTGCGCGCGCACGACATCGACGGCAAGCCGTTCGAGGTGAGGGCGAGCGGGTGGTTCGCGCGTATCCTGCAGCACGAGTTCGACCATCTCGACGGCCTGCTGTACGTCGACCGGCTGGTGCACCCCGAGAACCGCGGGGCGCAGAAGGCGCAGCGCAGGAACGGCTGGGGCCGCCCCGGCCTGAGCTGGCTGCCGGGCCTCGACGACCTCGAAGGCTGA